A genomic region of Methanofollis sp. contains the following coding sequences:
- a CDS encoding S-layer protein yields MDIRKFCILGLALAALIAPALAGTEFLYGNPEMSVAISGTNEFVPGTEVPVTVIISNSGVNTVMIVDSKTITPQDPPNLAKLMNAGLSAGKAPVEIRSDAQQIGDLPGGVSKPVTFLVKFNKDARAGTYDLPLTLKYQYVDWTEQDSGNLLRTGYLDKTVILPLKVTVKSNVNLEVDEVSTDHINVGTEGYLTLKLRNAGFEHAQKAVAKLSRDGASPLIPTDGSVYIGDFKPGDVVECTFKVSASNDAEAQTYPLDVMVQYEKNNGEKETSDTEIVGVPVGGKIDFAIVSSAATVHPGQKATIDVTYKNVGSATAYNAQARISAVDPFTSNDDTAYLGDLEPGQTAVAHYAVSVDKEATVKPYGLDSEIRYRDALDNSQISDTMKMTVAVVKPDPLVGALTNPIVIAVIIAVLIGAGYYIYRRRTSE; encoded by the coding sequence ATGGATATCCGGAAATTCTGTATTCTGGGTCTGGCCCTTGCGGCGCTCATCGCTCCCGCCCTTGCGGGAACAGAGTTCCTCTATGGCAACCCTGAAATGTCTGTGGCAATCTCGGGTACAAACGAGTTTGTCCCCGGCACCGAGGTGCCGGTCACGGTGATCATCTCGAACAGCGGCGTGAACACTGTGATGATCGTCGATTCGAAGACGATCACCCCACAGGATCCGCCGAACCTTGCAAAACTCATGAATGCCGGACTTTCGGCAGGAAAAGCCCCTGTGGAGATCAGGTCTGACGCCCAGCAGATCGGTGACCTCCCCGGCGGCGTGAGCAAGCCGGTCACCTTCCTGGTGAAGTTCAACAAGGACGCCAGGGCAGGCACCTATGACCTCCCCCTGACCCTGAAGTATCAGTATGTCGACTGGACCGAACAGGACAGCGGCAACCTTCTGCGGACCGGGTACCTCGACAAAACGGTGATCCTTCCCCTGAAGGTCACGGTCAAGTCCAATGTCAACCTTGAGGTGGACGAGGTCTCGACCGACCACATCAATGTCGGGACCGAGGGCTACCTCACCCTGAAACTCAGGAACGCGGGCTTCGAGCATGCACAGAAGGCGGTCGCGAAACTTTCCCGCGACGGTGCAAGCCCCCTGATCCCGACCGACGGGAGCGTCTATATCGGCGACTTCAAGCCGGGCGACGTCGTCGAGTGCACCTTCAAGGTCTCGGCCTCCAACGACGCCGAGGCACAGACCTATCCCCTCGATGTGATGGTCCAGTACGAGAAGAACAACGGCGAGAAGGAGACCTCGGACACCGAGATCGTCGGCGTGCCAGTCGGCGGAAAGATCGACTTCGCCATCGTCTCGTCTGCGGCGACCGTGCACCCCGGCCAGAAGGCGACGATCGACGTCACCTACAAGAATGTCGGTTCGGCGACCGCCTACAATGCCCAGGCGCGGATCAGCGCCGTCGACCCCTTCACCTCCAATGACGACACCGCCTATCTCGGCGACCTCGAACCCGGCCAGACCGCGGTCGCCCACTACGCGGTGAGCGTGGACAAGGAGGCGACCGTGAAGCCGTACGGACTCGACTCCGAGATCCGGTACCGCGACGCCCTGGACAACAGCCAGATCTCCGACACGATGAAGATGACCGTGGCCGTCGTGAAGCCCGATCCCCTGGTGGGAGCCCTCACGAACCCGATCGTCATCGCGGTCATCATCGCCGTCCTGATCGGGGCGGGGTATTATATATACAGACGGCGCACATCCGAGTGA
- a CDS encoding TrmB family transcriptional regulator: MPAPPDYARSVAEALKTLGLTKYEALVYVALLQVTKATATEIHELSGVPRASVYPVLDRLLQKNMVRVSHTTPKRFSATPPDDAINTLMREIEEKATYAKDVLGELWQDRTSIEGGDQELIWNILGETNITSRLRDLIYQAGREIRIMGSWTLLKDLRDALGERAGQVQIEVIADRWEGAVPEGMVVTTAVPPVWHEKGKIGDRAGMLFADGTKVMVAMGSQGEAPTALFSEAEGFVRFFSRYWDLIHGFGEKNTEI, from the coding sequence ATGCCCGCCCCACCAGACTATGCCCGGAGCGTTGCCGAAGCGCTCAAAACTCTCGGGCTCACAAAATACGAAGCACTCGTCTATGTCGCCCTCCTCCAGGTGACGAAGGCGACGGCGACCGAGATCCACGAACTCTCCGGGGTGCCACGCGCATCAGTCTACCCTGTCCTCGACCGCCTCCTCCAGAAGAACATGGTCAGGGTCTCGCACACCACGCCCAAGCGCTTCTCTGCCACCCCGCCGGACGACGCCATCAACACCCTGATGCGCGAGATCGAGGAGAAGGCGACCTATGCGAAGGACGTCCTCGGCGAACTCTGGCAGGACCGGACCAGTATCGAGGGGGGAGACCAGGAACTGATCTGGAACATCCTCGGCGAGACCAATATCACCAGCCGCCTGCGGGACCTCATCTACCAGGCCGGACGCGAGATCAGGATCATGGGGAGCTGGACTCTCCTGAAGGACCTCAGGGATGCACTCGGGGAGAGGGCCGGACAGGTGCAGATCGAGGTGATCGCCGACCGCTGGGAAGGAGCGGTCCCCGAGGGCATGGTGGTCACGACCGCGGTGCCGCCTGTCTGGCATGAAAAAGGAAAGATAGGTGACCGGGCAGGGATGCTCTTCGCGGACGGCACAAAGGTGATGGTGGCGATGGGGTCACAGGGAGAGGCGCCGACCGCCCTCTTCTCAGAGGCTGAAGGTTTTGTCCGGTTCTTCTCCCGGTACTGGGACCTCATCCACGGTTTCGGCGAGAAAAACACGGAAATATAA
- a CDS encoding DUF128 domain-containing protein, with protein MYPPLKFINHLIEEEAMTVTYDPAEDEGLVIYNLSMISAGDFEPVLAVMKEVFRAGISPSGLVRFYQAGERIGDYTIPDERVGICTVCSTTIDGVMIRRGAPIHPIGGGVVEIEGGLPRRFTDMILYDATTIDPLEVLVSQEITDITGVIRRGRGSVLANLRECHMEAEPVVAAVIEDLEQSMIAGVLEVSAPNAPILGFGCSPQYFGISILGGTNVMAAVKEAGYEVEINSLSGLIDVGDLAPIYSL; from the coding sequence GTGTATCCTCCCCTGAAGTTCATCAACCACCTGATCGAGGAAGAGGCCATGACAGTGACCTACGACCCTGCGGAGGATGAGGGCCTGGTCATCTACAACCTCTCGATGATCAGTGCCGGGGACTTCGAACCGGTCCTCGCCGTCATGAAAGAGGTGTTCCGGGCAGGGATCAGCCCGAGCGGTCTTGTCAGGTTCTACCAGGCCGGCGAGCGTATCGGCGACTATACCATCCCCGACGAGAGGGTCGGGATCTGCACGGTCTGCTCCACCACCATCGACGGCGTGATGATCAGACGCGGCGCCCCCATCCACCCGATCGGCGGCGGCGTCGTGGAGATCGAAGGGGGCCTGCCCAGGCGCTTCACCGACATGATCCTGTACGACGCCACGACCATCGACCCCCTGGAAGTACTCGTCTCCCAGGAGATCACCGACATCACCGGCGTGATCCGGCGTGGACGGGGGAGTGTGCTCGCCAACCTGCGGGAGTGCCATATGGAGGCCGAACCGGTGGTCGCCGCGGTCATCGAGGACCTGGAGCAGAGCATGATCGCCGGTGTCCTCGAGGTCTCGGCGCCGAACGCCCCGATCCTGGGCTTCGGCTGTTCCCCTCAGTATTTTGGGATCTCCATCCTCGGAGGAACCAATGTGATGGCCGCGGTGAAGGAGGCCGGGTATGAGGTCGAGATCAACTCCCTGAGCGGTCTCATCGATGTCGGAGACCTTGCGCCGATCTACTCCCTCTGA